The sequence below is a genomic window from Plodia interpunctella isolate USDA-ARS_2022_Savannah chromosome 5, ilPloInte3.2, whole genome shotgun sequence.
atcattattGCCAAATAGGGTTAACGTCAGGTGGGCGGCCGTTTGTAAagtcatagccaaatcttccaaATGGCATGGCAATGgtaatggcaattttttttacactaacTCTGGGCTTTGGGTTATCATAGCTCCGAAcgtaaccgggaacacgcgaagatgagagatgTCTGTAAACAATCAATGTCTTTCTCTTGGTTTCTTTCACTCTCTGTTTGCATCTCAGGATTGCTTACATTGGATATATGTTAGAATGTGCAAAATCTTTTTGGCTAAAGTCTTACGTATTCACCCACATGACTGCTTAACTttcgaaatataatattcggAAGATCGTCAATaacctaatataaataaatagctaatttcttttaaatactaTGGTTTAACCTCGTTCAAAAAGTATCTAAAAAAATTCTTAACATCTGGAACAAAAATGCttcctattttttaattcctagggtacataatatttatattttaaatttctccCAAATCAGACTacgaaatttgttttaaaatgtaaaaatatgacgaagttatttacaatttaatattgtggtataagtaagtattacGTTACTTTCTTGGGCCTTAAATTCTcacacaaagaaaaaaaaatataggtagtttTTTGTCTATTATCATTTCTGAATTGTAAACAATATAGGCATATATGAAAGTgacttttatatgtttttgtcCTGGAAGCACGAGTTTAACGTTGTGGATaacattttactaatatttgcTTAAACACGTTGACGGGCCCCTGTAGCCCGAGGGCCCCGTATCATTGATATGCTGGTACAGCGGTATAGCTACGCCCctgctattaaataaaaattaagtgaaCAACTCAATACGTCTAATCATACATGTGTTGTGTTGAGATTGAGGACGGCGCGCTGACTATATACTTACCGCTTTTGTTTAGAAAAGAGTTTCATACATAGCACTATATAATTGTTTAGGAAATttgtactaaattaaaataataacatattaatttaatacatactGTTCTAATTTATCACCAACACTTTTTGAGTCATATATTTTCCTCGGGCGCACTAAATCGTACTCCTCCAGGTCTCGACGATTGCCATTGTAAAATAAAGGAAACGTCCAGCAAAAAAAGAACCGAGAGATCAATCCCGGAGCAGATTTTTCAgaagacattttattattttcctttccGGAAGAATCACTACTGGCTTTTTTATTAACAcccattattatttatcactttGGCTTAATgtgaaaacttattaaaataaaatttagatttgGAGATTAAACGATGACATGCATAATACAGCCGCGACGTAacaatcacacagactgattTTAAAATCGCGTAAACGTGAGCTCTCCGctgttatttacttttatttcatgtcgaataacacattttattataatctcaCTATTGAGCCGATAACGATTAGcaatgtaggtataaaaaGTGTCAGAAATAATTGTAGGATATATCGTTTTACCTGTTTTTTTCTTAGGCCTATTCATATCTCTATAAGGTTTTGATTTAGGATACGaccttgatttttttttatattttgctatTATTATTGACGTCTAAGCtgttcaatttgtttttgtactcaaagttataataaaagaCGTCTTACGAAGGGTAGGTAAGAAACATCACCTAAAAATTAcatcagaatttaaaattttaaatactcgATATAATGTCTAGCTTTAACCAAAAGTAacgcatttttatttacagacaTTAGAGGATGATGAAAAAACcaataaacagaaaaatttTGCACAAGGGTTTTGAGAGCAGCAAAATAAGAAGGCTCTTCTCCATTTGTTTTACCAcatatgtttatttcattgtaagtaaataaatgattacgaaataaatataaggacATATTCATGGGACCGAaactaacattattattataagatacttgacatcaataaatattttacaggttaataaacaaaagtagaTATGAAATATGATAATCATTCATGACATCATCGActtccaaaaaataatttccataaTTATGCTGCAATTTGTTTGTAGTTTATAGAATTATCATCCTTATTTGTTGCATCAAAactatgatttttattaagattttttctttcatgtGTTCTTCTTATCAGTTTACTTGGTTTCACGATACGCTGCCTTGTATCGAATAATATAGATAAGAGCAGTTTATCGTTTAATATATGACTGAGacatgaattaattattttggaaaatttcCTTACAAAAGGGTTAAGTGTAcaatatatagtaaaaataaataacaatacgccaaaaaatgtgaaatgctAGCGAATCCAGTACATCTATATGCACTAGCGAATCTATATGTATACGCTATGTCTATAAATTTCGGCCTCTATCAGTGTAATTCCATATTCCACTTGGAAGTTGTGGACGAGCGTCTTTGTGAGAGTCCATATTTCAGCTCCATGTACCATGACAAGTAGTACATATATTGAAGCCTTGTCTCTTGATGGTTAATGGGATGTCAATCTTTAAGATTTCCGAAAGGTTGTTAGAAGAAACAATCAATATGGCAGCTACTATGTTAAATGATTGATTaacttaaataatactaacaaattggttaaaacttatttatttatcaatttatgtacacaagaaacttaaaataataataataataaatatattaggacaaatcacacagattgagctagccccaaagtaagttcgagacttgtgttatgggatactgactcaacgatactatattttatatcaaatacatatatagataaacataaacatccaagacccggatcaatcagaaaaagatcattttccatcatgacccgccggggatcgaacccaggacctctcggttcagtggcaagaactttaccactgcgccaccgaggtcgtcaaaatataaattgcattATAAAAGTGAGTACAAGTGTACTACTTATTTCCaatgaaatctcttccagtagacccgtgAGAGATGAGGTACATAGAGGCCGTTAATGCATGTAATCGAGCTTTAGTGGATAATTATGTGACTATctgcgtaaaaataaattaaaattagttacctTGTTCACCTTCACTTTAAAAACTTACCTAGTTAATTGATGTTTTGGTATGAAATTTACTTACTCATTTACAGGTTTTCATTTCCGTTAACTGAAAATATTCCAGTAAAAATCAACAGTGTTTTATACTAAGTTACGAGAACTTTTGAAAAGGAACGTACCAATTTGTGATGTCTGCAGACAACGTATGGAGAAATCTTCACGTCTTTGTTAGTTCGTTAGATGTCGTCGCACCTCTTGACTTCAtcttttgtgttatttttggGTAGTAATATAAGCTATTGAGCCATACAAATGAAAAGTCGTTTAATTATATACGTTTTGAATCACacaaaatatcacaatatcTAATTGTATACAACTTGAAtctcttatattttttctgtgcaATAATAAGAGTACAACAAAATTACTAACTCTTTTCTTACAGgatttttgaatttagtttCAAAAGTTTCGACAACCCAATGTGGtctataagaaaataatagtttcAATGGACCCATTAATTAATAGAACCTAGAGGAAAAGTTCATATCGTCCAATCGGTAGGACAAAGGAAGTCGGATAACGTGGCCAAAAGTGGCTTATGAAGTAGAGGCCAATGGACAGGATATCAGTATAatcaatataggtacctattttcaAAAGGAAATCTCAATTTTCAAGGTATCTTTCTTtccatttgttttaaatgcaaaataacATTCTTCAAACGAATCCTACTTTCATGGCACCACGCTACGTTCAATTACCTCTATTGTCATTAATAATGTAACAAATCAATATTCCACCACTAGAATTTCATTACATTGTGTATTCACAGGATGTTTCACAGCACCGGAGAAGaaccaattaaaattttaaaaattctaatatttttacaagtttttaaacTTACAATATAACTATGAATGTATACCCCTATGTCTATTCGCTGaatgaatatatttgtattatcaaaaaaaaaaaacttttgtttgttaaattttaaattagtttttgtttcattttattgtatatacttcaatatattttcaactgatatgaaattttgtacacatatttgaatgacaatgcattattataataaacattagctcccaggaacggctccagacgtggcAACTCacagtttactgcacggatatgATTTtagtcacacattgaatgcaataatataaaatatctctgacaacaataaaagtaaaaattttttttttataaactaattttaatggtACAATCCTTTGCCGCACAAGATCAGCTAGTCATTGACCCACAAAAATGTACCATGCAAGAAGAAAATggattttgttatatagacCAAGGTCGTCTGTCAATAATAAATGATGGTGCGTTGGAGTAGAGACGCCATTAGGGTTACCAAAGTTTTCATTTCGGCGCTACTGTGTcgatttcattaataaataaaatatagagtacccataaaaaacttaataagaaaattagtTCAAGAACGAAAATTTACttgttgattttaaataagaatgtattatactttttaatgctCGTTTCAAAAGTTAGAGTAactataaaattctttattatgatccaaaaatttaaaggaaaatgtcatataaaatcttacatcacagaaaaggaaataataataattcaggGTTTCCTCAGTCTTTCAATACTAAAGCATTGACATTTTCATGTGTATATAAAAGCATgatattatcattaattattaacccgcacaatttttttccaaataaagTGACCTGTTTATCTGAATAAGTTACAATGCGGGCATTGTAAAGTCCTTATATGAATGGTAACCCTAATGGAATGGAGTACGGCGGTGGCACGGTGGTGCGGTGTATGCGacgccgcgcccgccgcgcccgccgccgccgcagtGTGACGCGGCCCCCGACTCGCCCGGTCCTCAGTGTCCGCTGCACCGCGACCTCCTACGCTATGCTCACCTCCAACATGACCCAAACTATCGCCTACAACACATCATGTGACAACCCATAGACGCTGTGCCTTACAATATCCGCATACTTTATATACACGAGTGAAAGTGTTCCAATATTATATCagtgaaaacttttatttacttggagtattagtaaaaaataaaataaatataatctaaacAAAACATCGAAGAGATTGTAACAAAGAAATGTGTTTACAAAGAAAAGTAACGTAGCAACACTCGGGAACTCTGgctacttaatattattttagttatgtaACGACATCGTCGTATCGGTTAGGTACACCTGTGTCTTTTGATAACTGAAAACGTAATCAACAAATCCacgtgttataagtttaatcatttatttcaaactaataTGTTGAAACGAAATATATGTCAATAAATCATTAGCAATTTTCTAATTCAGCCGTTGCGTTTTACCTGCAGTGACCAACAGGTAACAAAGCTAGCATTAGGGACAAAGGAAGCTCTAAAATCTAGAGTACacaataatgtacctacaatATCCAAGCTTTGCtgacattttcattaaaactttGTATAGAACTCTATActattttacatcaaaattattttagtcacTCATACTTTGAAACTTTGTTCTTTATAGTTTGTCTAGTTTTTTGTCTAGTTTCGCATAGAAAAATCTTAATCTGAAGCCatatcacaaaattttaaaaatatatatcccgAAGCTTCATTGCGTGTTAGCATTTTGTAATTCCTAACTCAATTCAATCAagccttattttattatgataatagtaacttaatactatatattagttttatgtgACAAAATTTTTCTACAGATTCTGTGAGCAAATGAAATACTTGAAATGACATACAGATCGAGAAGTGTTACTTAAGTGTAGTATAACACATAATCAAGTTCACCCGACGATCAGTTGTGGTCATGGAAAACGGTGCCTTAAAATATGGGAGCAACAACAACAATAATGACATTGTCGAAGAGAAAGTCGTGAGTATTACCTAGCTTTGTTATTTACTCTTCTAACTTTGTAAATATGAAGCCCAGTCGGACTACTAATATACATTGGATTCTATAAAGAACAGACACAAATTAAAGTAGAAATACCTAAAATCTGTCACTAGTTAGAATGATAACACATTCGTCATAACTATCAAAATACACAACAATACAATAACTTAATCCTCAGTTTTAGAGACTTTCTTctctttctaaaatatattttaagcagTCTGGTTCTTAGAGTGGACCCCTGTGTAAATGTGGTTATATACGATAAACCTAACATTGGCATATGCTATATGGATGAGTAACTTGCCTGAATGTGGTTGGATTGAACAAACCcgaaattaatgttttataaaatacgtgAGGCATTATTTGAGCGTGCGTAATCGTTGCTCAACTGTACGTTCTCATTCCATttagtaaacaaattgtttatttaggtattattaataaaaatatttatctctcAAAACAGACCAATGCATTGCGTATTAGTTACCGACACAATATAATCTTTCAAAATGTTCAGATTGCAGTGAAAGTGGTGTGCAATATGGCTGGCCGCCATTAGCGTAGGCGAGTTGAACCAAAAACGATTAGCACGCGATAGTTCAAGGCCGCCACCGGGAAAGATACCCACTGAAAGGGAACTAAGTATCAACCCCTCTACTCTACTATGTAGACATTTCAACCGCAATATCTTTTAACTTATTGCATAACCGCTTGATAAAGtctaaacttttatatttcattcttTCATCCGAATATATTGCTttcttttatacaataataggtaaggaaaaaaataaaaagttataaaataataaaagtaagtacatattttcacaaatcCTTAATTAACTATGTAAGATTGACGCCTTCTGTAATTTTGTTCAGCCATGTTATGGTTGTGACCAAATATTGTCGTTTGTTTCTCGGACCATGGCAGAGAGGTGACTGTGAGGATttgaaattcaattcaattcaatttattcataaaaacaatttacattgCATTCGAATATTGTAACTTAAAactagtaattataatttagtataataaaatcaatttaacacTTAAATGCCAACAAatagaattacaaaatacaatttataataacaatttctttttttttttttttttaatttttaatacatatcagttacagatagatagacaataaattacctaaaagTCATCTACATTATAACAGCACTTGTTTAGCAGCAATGTTCtgagttgatttttgaatcTAGAAAGCTTTCTCTCTGACTTGAGTTCAATTGgcaacttattaaataaacctaTGGTCTGATGACGCGCACAGTGCTTTACAATTTGCAGAGCAGGTATAACTTTTAGAGTTAAGTCCTTTCGCCTAGTACTTTCgcgtaataatatttcttcttcCGTCTCAAAAATAGCtctgtttttaataaagtctgttaaaatcacaaaaatatataaggaggGAACGGTTAATATTTGAAGTCTTTTGAAATGTTCCACGCATGACTCCCATGGTGGTATACGGACCATGGTGCGTATGGCTCTCTTTTGCGCTACAAAAGCTTTATTAATGTTGTAATCGTAGCTTCTACcccaatattttatactatagcGCAGCCTAGATTCAACTAGAGCAAAGTATAGCGATTTCAGTTGATCCACCGTGAGTTCATCCCGTAAGGTTCTCAGTGCACAGCAAGCACTGTTGATGCTATTTTCCACGGCCTTTAACTCAGGCTTCCAGTTCAACAAATTGTCAATTTGAATACCGAGGAATTTCACTGCTGTCACTGGTTCAATAACTACATTTTCTAACTTTACAACAAGGGTATCTCTATTGTTAGCCGtcgttttaaataacattacattggTTTTGGATGCATTTAGTTTTAGGTTATTAGCTGTAaaccaattttgaaataatgttagaatattatttatctttctatTAAGAGCGTCAATATCACTACCCCAAACTACTGCATTTGTGTCATCGGCAAAAATTACTAGTTTAATGTCAGATTGTAAAGTTgtcatgtaatttattaaatcattgataaaaattataaacaatattggtCCCAAAATTGAGCCCTGTGGGACTCCCCTAGTCACTTTAtgcatttttgaattttttatggAATTCAAAAACTCTCCCTTAGAGTCTCCTACCTCAACATACTGTTGCCGGTTGCTGAGGTAGGACTTAAGAAGGTTTAAAGTTTTGCCCTGAATACCACAAAAATCCAATTTTCTTACAAGGATTTCGTGGTCCACTGAATCGAAAGCAGAACTAAGGTCCAAAAAGATGCCAGCAACTTTCAATTTCTCGTTTAATTTAGAAGTTACGTCATGTACAATGGTGTCCATAGCATTAGCTGTACCAATACCTTCCTGATAGCCGTATTGCctttcattcaaaatattgttagcTTTCAAGTGTCTAAGTAGTCTCGATTTAATGATGttctcaaatattttagaaagtaTAGGCAGCAAAGCAATCGCTCTATAGTTTAGTGGGTCTAACTTAGAGCCTTTTTTAAGTATGGGaattatttttgctattttcAATTGCTCGGGGAATATTTCATCttcaaaacaattgtttataaaatttgctaTAGGCCACGCTAAGAtgtcaatattgtttttgattatTGATATTGGAATGTCGTCGTACCccgaagattttttattttccattttcctAACTACATCGATAATTTCAGCTTCGGTTACGGCTGGAAAATCGCAagtgtgtaaaattttattaccataaTTATTTAGAAGTACATCCGATATGTTTACATCTCCAATAGACTGTTGTTTTCCACtatcaaatatatatgaaaaggTATCAGCTATACTTTGTGAGTCCGTGATTAATTTGTCGTCAATTTTGAGGGTCATTGGGTTCTGGTTTTCAGATTTCTTTCTATTTAAACGCTCATTAACAATTCCCCAAACACGTTTATTCGAGTTAATGTGTTTTGTTACCACCGATTGCACACTAAGTCTTTTTGCAGATCTTATAACccttttgtatatattaagaTAACGACGTCTATATTCATAAATGCTAGAATGATTACTGTTTTTGTCTAGTATGCATAAGACTCGTTTCATTTTACTAGATATTCGTATACCTCTTGTGATCCAATTTACCTTGCCATGTTTATTCCGATTGattttccttttcttttttctaaaacatttCTTAAAAGTGTTAACTAGCGTTTGAATGAAAGTGTTAATTCCTAATTTCGTCCAGTCTACACGCAATAGTTCTTGTCTGAAATACGCCTCATTTACCTTATTAAAACACCTTTTTTGAAAGCAAATTATGTGGGTGATCAAACTCGAGTAGACGACCGTTTCCTATCAGAAGCATGCGGTCGGAGTCCATCACTGTGTCCATCTCTGTGTGCATTTATTGTTAGTACTGAACACGAGGAACTTAGCCAGCGAATCGTTTACTGGATCAAAAGGTCGGTTCTGTGGAAATACAATCAATTTTATAGCAAAGTAAGTTTACTATACGTGATGTATTGGATTCGCTTTGAGCTTACTCATACTGTGGATCAACGTTTGCAGTGGCCTCATCAATGACcaatatcttattttatattagtagaGCACGCGCGAGGCATATCAACTGTCTCTGTCCAACAGAAAAGTTAGAACCACCTTCGGCTATTTTGTAATCCAAAGAAGGAATTGCCGATTTTAGTTCTACCtgttgaaaatatatcttatcATGAATTTAAGcctaaagaaaaaatatcagtGACATAATCGATAGACAGATCTACCTATACATatcaattgataaaaaatatatacatataataaatccaAAATAAGCATTATGAAAACGTTTTTAAGATTGAAGATACATATTTGAACAAACGTCAATACAGACCCATTCAAGGGCCCCCCAGAGTTCGGTGTAGCTGTAGATGTTGAATAGATCCAAATTGTATCGGATTGTCGCTGGGAATAGCACTGGTGCTTGAGAGATATTCGTTATTTTAAATCGAAAAtcctgtaaaataaattttaacattttaattttaattgaaagtaGAAATTCAACGTAACTAACAAGATGTCGATTTGGGAAAACATATACAACCGTAGATGTTTTATACAGTCAAAATTTGCAaattccttatttatttaacgtcattacaattttgtattttacctgtgctgtgtaatttattcaaatttagtaACCGGTACAAAGGCTTTCGATCGTAATTTCTCTTCGTAGTGAATTCTCCATTATACTTGtcac
It includes:
- the LOC128669720 gene encoding probable multidrug resistance-associated protein lethal(2)03659 isoform X2, whose protein sequence is MIAIAIEGMIVIDKLDTSFVLRQDFRFKITNISQAPVLFPATIRYNLDLFNIYSYTELWGALEWNRPFDPVNDSLAKFLVFSTNNKCTQRWTQ
- the LOC128669720 gene encoding ATP-binding cassette subfamily C member 4-like isoform X1, which produces MIAIAIEGMIVIDKLDTSFVLRQDFRFKITNISQAPVLFPATIRYNLDLFNIYSYTELWGALEWVELKSAIPSLDYKIAEGGSNFSVGQRQLICLARALLI